The genomic interval TAAATAGATTAAAATTGCATTATATAGGAAAAATATATACAAAAATTAAATATTATTAAATAAAGATATAGTTAAAAAATTAAGTGAAATTAAATTTTGATATTGAAAATAGAAATAAAATAACATTATTTTAAATAAAAATAGGAGGTATTCTATGAATGTAACATTTACTATTACGGCTATTTTATTATCAATTTTATTACTGGTTTTGTTAACAATTAAAGTTAAACTTCATCCATTCTTTGCATTAACAATTAGTGCTTTTTTCTTTGGGATAATATCGGGACACTCAATTCCAGATATAATTGGAGCATATTCAGATGGACTTGGAGGAACAATTGCTGGAATAGGAGTTGTTATAGCAATTGGAACTGTTATGGGATCTTTATTAGAAAATAGTGGTGCTGCTGAAACTATGGCTGAAACTATTTTAAAAATTACTGGAAAGAAAAATGCAGATATAGGTTTAGCTGTTACGGGTTATTTTGTTTCTATTCCTGTTTTTTGTGATTCAGCATTTGTTTTATTATCTCCATTAGCAAAAAGAGTAAGTAAAGATACAGGTGGAAGTATGACTACAATGGCTGTAGCACTGGCAATGGGACTTCATGCAACTCATATGTTGGTTCCACCAACTCCAGGACCTTTAGCTGTTGCTGGAATTTTAGGTTCTAATTTAGGGTTAGTTATTTTATGTGGAATGCTTGTTTCTATTCCTGTAACAATTGTTGCTATTATTGCAGGAAGAATTTTTGGAAAAAAATATTATTTTCTTCCTGAAATAGAAGAAGCTCATGTAGATGAAAAAAATAAAAAATTACCAAGTGCTTTCATGAGTTTTGCACCTATTATAGTACCAATAATTTTAATGTTATTAAAAACAGTTGGTAGTTTAGAAGCAAAACCTTTTGGAACAGGAGCATTATATAATGTTTTTGATTCTTTAGGACAAACTATAGTAGCACTATTTATTGGACTTATTATTGCATTTTTTACATATAGATCTGTTTATCCTGATGATAAAAATGTATGGACTTTTGATGGGATATTTGGAGAGTCTTTAAAAACAGCAGGACAAATTGTCTTAATTGTTGGAGCTGGAGGAGCTTTTGCAACAGTATTAAAGCTATCTAATTTACAAGAAATTGTAATGAATTTATTTGCTGGTATTTCTATAGGAATTATAGTTCCTTATATAATTGGAGCAATATTTAGAACTGCAATAGGTTCAGGAACAGTTGGAATGATAACAGCAGCTTCTATGTTACTACCATTATTAGATGTTCTTGGATTTAATTCACCAATGGGATTAGTAATTGCTATGCTAGCTTGTGCAGCTGGAGGATTTATGGTTTTCCACGGTAATGATGACTTTTTCTGGGTTGTTGTTTCTACATCAGGTATGAAACCTGAAGTTGCTTATAAAACTTTCCCAATTATCAGTGTACTTCAGTCAGTAACTGCACTTATTTGTGTTTTTATATTAAAAATTATTTTCTTATAATATTATAAAAAAAGGAGAGTAGACTATGGATATAAAAAATATTATTGTTAATAACCCTTTAATAAGAGATATGGTAGATAAAAAAGAAGTTGTTTGGATAAATCCTAAAGAAGTAAATTATTCAGAATATGAAAAAAAACTTCCTATAAATGATGAAGAATTAAAAGAGGCAGAAGAAAGATTAAAACGTTTTGCACCTTTTATTAAAAAAGTTTTTCCAGAAACAGAAGAAACAAATGGAATTATTGAATCACCTTTAGAAGAAATATCTAATATGCAAAAAGAATTAGAAAAAAAATATAATACTGAAATTCCTGGAAAATTATATTTAAAAATGGATAGTCACCTACCAGTTGCAGGTTCTATAAAAGCTAGAGGAGGAGTTTATGAAGTTTTAAAACATGCAGAAGAGTTAGCAATAGAAGCAGGTTTATTAAAACTAGAAGATGATTATTCTATCTTAGCTGATAAAAAATTTAAAGATTTTTTCTCAAAATATAAAATTCAAGTTGGATCAACTGGAAATTTAGGTTTAAGTATAGGTATTACCAGTGCAGCTCTAGGATTCCAAGTAATTGTTCATATGTCAGCAGATGCTAAAAAATGGAAAAAAGATATGTTAAGATCAAAAGGTGTTCAAGTAGTTGAGTATGAAAGTGATTATGGAAAAGCTGTAGAAGAAGGAAGGAAAAATTCAGATGCAGATCCTATGAGTTATTTTGTAGATGATGAAAAATCAATGAATTTATTCCTAGGATATACAGTAGCTGCTTCAAGAATAAAAAAACAATTTGATGAAAGAGGGATTGTAATTGATAAAGAGCATCCTCTTATTGTTTATATTCCTTGTGGTGTTGGAGGAGCCCCTGGTGGAGTTGCTTATGGTCTTAAAAGAATATTTAAAGAAAATATATATATTTTCTTTGTTGAACCAGTATTAGCTCCTTGTATGCTATTAGGAATGGAAACAGGTTTACATGAAGAAATTAGTGTTTATGATGTAGGAATTAATGGAATTACACATGCAGATGGTTTAGCTGTAGCAAGACCTTCTGGTTTAGTTGGAAGGCTTATGGATCCAATCTTAAGTGGAATTTTTACTGTTGATGATTATAAACTATATGATTATTTAAGAATTTTAAATGAAACAGAAAATAAAAGAATAGAGCCATCTTCTTGTGCAGCATTTGAAGGAGTAACTTCTCTGTTAAAATATGATGAAAGCAAAAAATACATAGAAAATAAAATTGGAAAAAATATTAATAATGCATACCATGTATGTTGGGCAACAGGTGGAAGAATGGTTCCTAAGGAAGATATGGAAAGATTCTTAAATACTTATTTAAAATAATAGTTTGAAGGAGGTCTTTCTATGAAAAAGAAAGAATTAAAAACACCAACTATTTTATTAAATATTGAAGCATTAAAAAATAATATAAAAAATTATCAAAAATTATGTACAGAGTATAAAAAAGAGCTATGGCTGATGATCTAATTAAAAGTATTAAAGTTGATGCAAGAGGAAATAGTATAAAGAGGATCTAAGAAAAATTAGATAGAACCTTTAACCTTAAGTTATATATAAAGTTAAAGGTTCTATTTTATTTTTTTATTTTTCCAGAATTGAAAATAAGTCAAATGTTGCTTTCGTATCCAAATTTGCTGAAGGCTCATCTAAAATTAAAATAAATTCACCTTTTTTAATTTCAAGATTAATATTTTTTAAAGCAGTTCGTCCATCTTCCCATTCACAAGAAACATCTTTTAACAAAATCATGATTATACCTCATACTGAGCTTTCCATAATTTTGTGTAGTAACCATTTTTATCAAGCAGTTCCTCATGCTTTCCTTTTTCAAGTAAATTGCCTTTTTGAAATACGAGAATTTGGTCAGCTTTTTGAATTGTTTTTAAATGATGAGCCACTACAAGTACAGTTCTATTCTTTGCAAGTTCTGTAATGGCGTCTTGTATCAAAGATTCATTTACAGGATCAACATTACTTGTCATTTCATCAAGAATTAAAATAGGTGCATCTTTTAGAAAAGCTCTTGCAATAGATATTCTTTGTCTTTGTCCACCTGATAAAATCCCACCATTTTCTCCAATATCAGTTTCATAACCTTTTGGTAAACTCATAATGAAATCATGTATCTTTGCTTTCTTTGCAGCTTCAATGATTTCTTCTTTCGTTGCTCCTTTTTTACCTACCCTGATGTTTTCTTCGATCGTGTTATCAAACAGTTGAACATTTTGCATGACAATACTGATACGTTCTAGAAGCTCATCATAAGGAATATCTCTTATATCAGTTCCTCCGAGTGTAATTTTTCCTTTATGCACATCATAAAATCTTAAAAGCAAGTTGGTTATAGTAGTCTTTCCACTACCTGATTCTCCAACTAAGGCTGTCATTGATTTTTCAGCAATAGAAAAGCTCAATTTTTCCATTTTAAATTCATCTTTTTTATAGGAAAAATCTATGTTTTCAAAAGCTATATCATTATATTTCGGAATAATTCCATTTACTTTATCTGAGATTACATCTGCATATAAAATTCTTGAGAGTCTTTCGTAACTATCTACCGCCGAAACATAGTACGTATAGTGTTGTTCCATAGAAGCGAATGGTTTATAAAATTCTTTTGAAATTACTGCAAAGATAATAAAATGAAGTACATCAAGACTTCCCTTTATAACAAGTATTGCTCCTGCAATTAAAAGAACTAAATATCCAATATCCAGTAAAAAATCAAATATAGATAACTGTTTTGCCTTGAATCTTGAAGCTGCTTTACTTGTTTCTCCAAACTTTTTTGTCTTATTCATAAGCTCATTATCCAAGCTCTTATTGTTTGAAAAACTCTTTAGTACAGGTATTCCTCTAACATATTCAACAAATAAGCTAACCATATCAAGAAGTGCTGAGTTGTTGTGATTTTCAATTCTTTCAGATTCCTTAATTGTTAGATATAGAAAGATAAGTGCAATCGGAACAGATACAGCCATCATAATGGCAAGTTTAAAATTAATACTTGCAAGACCAACAAATACGACTGCACCTATCAAAAAATCGCCAAACATTCTTGACCACATATGTCCTACAACAAGGGACATATTATCAACATCTTTGTGTAAAATTGTATTGATTTCTCCTAATCTTTCATTTGTATAAAAACCTAAACTAAATTTCTTTAATTTGATAATCATGCGTTCTCTGATTTGCTGAACAATATCAAAACCTGCACTATGCTTTTTTATATCTGCGACCATATTACAAATACCTTTGAAGACTACAAGTAATCCAATCGCAATAAAATATTTATATAGGCTTGCTAAGCTCGTTCCATCAAAGATTTGGAACAGTATAGAAAATACGATAACAATCATGGCTATGGAGCTTAGTCCATAAAGGGCAAAGAATACACTTGATATAATCAAATCTCTCTTGCCGGTTTTTGTAAGTAGTTTTAACATTTCTTTAAACATTTTCTGTTACCACCTCTTTCAAATTCCATCTATCTACCTTGTTCTGTGCTTCAACCATATCCTTATAGAACTCACATCTTTTCATCAGCTCTTCATGGCTTCCTGTATCAAGAACAACACCCTTATCCATAACTATAATTTGGTCTGAATCTCTAATCGTATTTAGATGATGAGCAATTGTAATGATAGTTTTATCCTTACTTAAATCGTCAATCGCTTCACCAATTAGTCTTTCGTTTTCACTATCAACAGCTGCCATTGCCTCATCTAATATTAAAATCGGTGCATTTTTGAGTATCATTCTTGCAATGGAAATTCTTTGTTTTTCTCCACCAGAT from Fusobacterium pseudoperiodonticum carries:
- a CDS encoding GntP family permease encodes the protein MNVTFTITAILLSILLLVLLTIKVKLHPFFALTISAFFFGIISGHSIPDIIGAYSDGLGGTIAGIGVVIAIGTVMGSLLENSGAAETMAETILKITGKKNADIGLAVTGYFVSIPVFCDSAFVLLSPLAKRVSKDTGGSMTTMAVALAMGLHATHMLVPPTPGPLAVAGILGSNLGLVILCGMLVSIPVTIVAIIAGRIFGKKYYFLPEIEEAHVDEKNKKLPSAFMSFAPIIVPIILMLLKTVGSLEAKPFGTGALYNVFDSLGQTIVALFIGLIIAFFTYRSVYPDDKNVWTFDGIFGESLKTAGQIVLIVGAGGAFATVLKLSNLQEIVMNLFAGISIGIIVPYIIGAIFRTAIGSGTVGMITAASMLLPLLDVLGFNSPMGLVIAMLACAAGGFMVFHGNDDFFWVVVSTSGMKPEVAYKTFPIISVLQSVTALICVFILKIIFL
- the dsdA gene encoding D-serine ammonia-lyase; translation: MDIKNIIVNNPLIRDMVDKKEVVWINPKEVNYSEYEKKLPINDEELKEAEERLKRFAPFIKKVFPETEETNGIIESPLEEISNMQKELEKKYNTEIPGKLYLKMDSHLPVAGSIKARGGVYEVLKHAEELAIEAGLLKLEDDYSILADKKFKDFFSKYKIQVGSTGNLGLSIGITSAALGFQVIVHMSADAKKWKKDMLRSKGVQVVEYESDYGKAVEEGRKNSDADPMSYFVDDEKSMNLFLGYTVAASRIKKQFDERGIVIDKEHPLIVYIPCGVGGAPGGVAYGLKRIFKENIYIFFVEPVLAPCMLLGMETGLHEEISVYDVGINGITHADGLAVARPSGLVGRLMDPILSGIFTVDDYKLYDYLRILNETENKRIEPSSCAAFEGVTSLLKYDESKKYIENKIGKNINNAYHVCWATGGRMVPKEDMERFLNTYLK
- a CDS encoding ABC transporter ATP-binding protein, encoding MFKEMLKLLTKTGKRDLIISSVFFALYGLSSIAMIVIVFSILFQIFDGTSLASLYKYFIAIGLLVVFKGICNMVADIKKHSAGFDIVQQIRERMIIKLKKFSLGFYTNERLGEINTILHKDVDNMSLVVGHMWSRMFGDFLIGAVVFVGLASINFKLAIMMAVSVPIALIFLYLTIKESERIENHNNSALLDMVSLFVEYVRGIPVLKSFSNNKSLDNELMNKTKKFGETSKAASRFKAKQLSIFDFLLDIGYLVLLIAGAILVIKGSLDVLHFIIFAVISKEFYKPFASMEQHYTYYVSAVDSYERLSRILYADVISDKVNGIIPKYNDIAFENIDFSYKKDEFKMEKLSFSIAEKSMTALVGESGSGKTTITNLLLRFYDVHKGKITLGGTDIRDIPYDELLERISIVMQNVQLFDNTIEENIRVGKKGATKEEIIEAAKKAKIHDFIMSLPKGYETDIGENGGILSGGQRQRISIARAFLKDAPILILDEMTSNVDPVNESLIQDAITELAKNRTVLVVAHHLKTIQKADQILVFQKGNLLEKGKHEELLDKNGYYTKLWKAQYEV